The following coding sequences are from one Lipingzhangella halophila window:
- a CDS encoding GNAT family N-acetyltransferase, which translates to MIATIRSAGWRKGYRGILPDGVLARVRPDPQRWEGLLSEPDPGVRHFIAEIEGLPVGWLCLGPSRDEDTAPGTGEIYACYVHPEYWRHGVGRALVATALHETGNAAPVILWVLTANHAARRFYETMGFALDGEEREPDHPAAAQEVRYLRPAGRPPV; encoded by the coding sequence GTGATCGCAACAATTCGGTCCGCGGGATGGCGGAAGGGTTACCGCGGGATCCTCCCCGACGGGGTACTCGCCCGCGTACGCCCCGATCCCCAGCGTTGGGAGGGCCTGCTCAGCGAACCGGATCCGGGCGTCCGCCACTTCATCGCCGAGATCGAGGGCCTCCCCGTTGGGTGGCTGTGCTTGGGCCCCTCCCGCGACGAGGACACCGCCCCGGGCACCGGCGAGATCTACGCGTGCTACGTGCATCCCGAGTACTGGCGCCACGGGGTGGGGCGGGCCCTCGTGGCCACCGCGCTGCACGAGACCGGCAACGCGGCTCCGGTGATCCTGTGGGTCCTCACGGCCAACCATGCGGCCCGCCGGTTCTACGAGACCATGGGCTTCGCTTTGGACGGCGAGGAGCGCGAACCGGACCATCCGGCCGCGGCGCAGGAGGTACGTTATCTCCGTCCGGCGGGAAGGCCTCCGGTATGA
- a CDS encoding STAS domain-containing protein, which produces MSGRERERFECAEAVVVPVTGEIDIATAEGMRDQLLHAATRSHGACVVVDLSGVDFFDASAVRALMTVYRLLTRDGRHMVLAEPTDVVARTLQALGLDRILEIYPIVEMALMHARSARLTGGRRAAGPE; this is translated from the coding sequence GTGTCCGGACGAGAACGGGAACGCTTCGAGTGTGCTGAGGCAGTAGTTGTCCCCGTTACCGGTGAGATCGACATCGCCACCGCCGAGGGGATGCGCGACCAGCTTCTGCATGCCGCTACGCGGTCCCACGGCGCCTGTGTGGTTGTCGACCTTTCGGGTGTGGACTTCTTTGACGCCAGTGCGGTCCGCGCCCTGATGACGGTCTACCGGTTGCTGACCCGCGATGGTAGGCACATGGTTCTCGCCGAGCCGACAGATGTGGTGGCACGCACCCTGCAGGCGCTCGGCCTGGACCGGATCCTCGAGATCTACCCCATCGTGGAGATGGCGCTTATGCACGCCCGCAGCGCTCGGCTGACCGGCGGCAGGCGCGCGGCGGGACCGGAGTAA
- a CDS encoding alpha-ketoglutarate-dependent dioxygenase AlkB family protein yields the protein MSEPLFGSAPVTIAPGAVHVPGWLGITAQRDLVERCREWARGPGGMRQHRTPRGGTMSVRMIALGWHWEPYRYSREVPGAGPVAPFPQHLGDLARAGLRAAYGGEPPGESADYDVALINFYDADAKMGMHQDREELADVPVVSLSLGDTCVFRFGNTETRGRPYTDVELRSGDLFVFGGPARRAYHGVPRTSPGSADPACGLTSGRLNITIRATGMAPG from the coding sequence ATGAGCGAGCCCCTCTTCGGCTCGGCCCCGGTCACCATCGCTCCCGGTGCGGTACACGTGCCCGGCTGGCTCGGTATCACCGCCCAGCGCGACCTCGTGGAGCGCTGCCGCGAATGGGCGCGCGGCCCCGGTGGGATGCGCCAGCACCGGACACCGCGCGGCGGAACGATGAGTGTGCGGATGATTGCCCTCGGTTGGCATTGGGAACCTTATCGCTACAGTCGTGAGGTCCCCGGCGCCGGCCCGGTGGCACCGTTCCCCCAGCACCTCGGCGACCTCGCCCGCGCGGGGCTACGGGCCGCCTACGGCGGCGAGCCGCCCGGCGAGTCCGCCGACTACGACGTCGCCCTGATCAACTTCTACGACGCCGACGCGAAGATGGGGATGCACCAGGACCGCGAGGAGCTGGCCGATGTCCCGGTCGTTTCGCTCAGTCTGGGCGATACCTGCGTGTTCCGGTTCGGCAACACCGAGACGCGGGGCCGCCCCTATACCGACGTCGAGCTCCGCAGCGGCGACCTGTTCGTGTTCGGCGGCCCCGCCCGGCGGGCCTACCACGGGGTGCCGCGCACCAGCCCCGGTTCGGCCGATCCCGCCTGCGGACTCACCTCCGGCCGGCTGAACATCACGATCCGCGCGACCGGCATGGCCCCGGGCTGA